A region of candidate division KSB1 bacterium DNA encodes the following proteins:
- a CDS encoding lipoate--protein ligase produces MQLFYLDKLPGQNSMLIFHALARMGVESLVIVSPQDPLVSIGYFQDAKQEIDLDYLEKVKIPAMRREVGGGATYLDGNQIFYQLIWRRSNPHFPKKISEIYEWFSQAPVETYRDFGIKAHFRPVNDIVTAEGRKIAGEGGANIGDCMVFVGGILLDFDYETMVRVLKVPEEKFRDKIYKSLEENLTTMKRELGTPPPREDIKQALVRHFERLVGPLEPAEMTSELWATMARLEKEFTSPEFLFKKTPRVPTGVKIREGVEISFGIHKAPGGLIRTVQEVERERIKDLGISGDFTFYPKEELAGLENSLKGVRRQPEDIVERVGEFCDEREVETPGVTAEDFSMAIMNAR; encoded by the coding sequence ATGCAACTCTTCTATCTGGACAAGCTCCCGGGACAGAACTCCATGCTCATCTTCCACGCACTGGCGCGTATGGGCGTGGAGAGCCTAGTGATCGTTTCTCCTCAAGACCCCTTGGTGAGCATCGGCTACTTCCAGGACGCTAAGCAGGAGATCGATCTTGACTACCTGGAGAAAGTAAAGATCCCAGCAATGCGCCGGGAGGTGGGAGGGGGCGCCACCTACTTGGATGGGAACCAGATCTTCTATCAGCTCATCTGGCGTCGCTCCAATCCCCATTTCCCCAAGAAGATCAGCGAGATCTACGAGTGGTTCTCGCAGGCGCCGGTGGAGACCTATCGCGATTTTGGCATCAAGGCCCATTTTCGGCCGGTGAATGACATCGTCACGGCCGAGGGGCGGAAGATCGCCGGAGAAGGCGGCGCCAACATTGGCGACTGCATGGTCTTTGTGGGGGGCATCTTGTTGGATTTTGACTATGAAACCATGGTGCGTGTGCTCAAGGTGCCGGAGGAAAAGTTTCGCGACAAGATCTACAAGAGCTTGGAGGAGAACCTCACCACCATGAAGCGGGAGCTGGGCACACCGCCGCCGCGAGAGGACATCAAGCAGGCGCTGGTCCGGCATTTTGAGCGCCTGGTGGGGCCGCTGGAGCCCGCCGAAATGACCAGCGAACTGTGGGCCACCATGGCCAGGCTGGAGAAAGAGTTCACTTCGCCTGAGTTCCTCTTCAAAAAGACCCCACGAGTGCCGACTGGCGTCAAGATTCGCGAGGGGGTGGAGATTTCTTTCGGCATCCACAAGGCGCCTGGGGGGTTGATCCGCACCGTGCAGGAGGTGGAACGCGAGCGCATCAAAGACCTAGGCATCTCCGGAGACTTTACCTTCTACCCGAAAGAGGAGCTGGCCGGTCTGGAGAATTCACTCAAGGGCGTGCGGCGGCAGCCAGAAGACATCGTGGAACGGGTCGGCGAGTTTTGCGACGAACGAGAGGTGGAGACGCCGGGCGTAACCGCCGAGGACTTTTCCATGGCCATCATGAACGCCCGCTAA
- a CDS encoding 4Fe-4S dicluster domain-containing protein: MAGTKAKKPVTRFEELKPNFWREVAREPGGELIARCFACGTCTAACPVHAVDTRYNPRQLVHMILLGMRERVLSSDFIWLCSGCYTCSDRCPQGVRVTDIMTAVKNIAAREGYLHPTFRQQAELVGRFGRLYEVEDFDNKKRQRLGLPPVKKSFPEVQEIFRMTGMGRFAQPPETNQP; the protein is encoded by the coding sequence GTGGCTGGGACCAAGGCGAAGAAACCGGTGACACGATTCGAAGAGCTGAAACCCAACTTCTGGCGGGAGGTAGCGCGAGAGCCCGGAGGTGAACTGATTGCACGGTGTTTTGCCTGCGGGACGTGTACGGCCGCGTGTCCGGTGCACGCAGTGGATACACGTTACAACCCTAGGCAGCTGGTGCACATGATCCTTTTGGGCATGCGCGAACGGGTGCTGAGCAGCGACTTTATTTGGCTCTGCTCCGGATGCTACACTTGCTCGGATCGGTGTCCGCAAGGGGTTCGTGTCACCGACATCATGACTGCGGTGAAGAATATCGCCGCGCGTGAAGGTTATTTGCACCCCACCTTCCGTCAGCAGGCGGAGCTGGTTGGTAGGTTCGGCCGACTTTACGAGGTGGAGGACTTTGACAACAAGAAGCGCCAGAGGCTTGGCCTGCCACCGGTCAAGAAGAGCTTCCCGGAGGTACAGGAGATCTTCCGAATGACGGGAATGGGCAGGTTTGCACAACCACCGGAGACTAATCAGCCATGA
- a CDS encoding CoB--CoM heterodisulfide reductase iron-sulfur subunit B family protein: MKYALFLGCTVPIRSQNYEVAVRKVAAGLGIELVDVEEFSCCGFPVKSTNARTTLLMAARNLAVAEEQGLDVCCLCSACSAVLTETNMELTHDQKLLREVNRQLKRIGRQYRGSVKVKHFARILYEEVGLERLRQSVTRPLSGLRLAPHYGCHFVRPKANYDGFDDPEAACSLDELVAVTGADVVHYETKKYCCGGAILGVEQSTALGLSGAKLLDVRAAGADALISICPFCSVLYEDNQKKVEEQFQREIGLPVFFYPQVLGLAMGYDPKDLGFRLNKVRPDEVLAKVVPAAMA, translated from the coding sequence ATGAAATATGCGCTCTTTCTGGGCTGCACCGTCCCCATCCGCAGCCAGAATTATGAAGTGGCGGTGCGCAAGGTGGCAGCCGGGCTGGGAATAGAGTTGGTGGATGTGGAGGAGTTCTCCTGTTGCGGTTTTCCTGTCAAGTCCACGAATGCTCGGACCACCCTACTGATGGCGGCGCGCAACCTTGCCGTGGCCGAGGAGCAAGGGCTGGACGTGTGCTGCCTGTGCAGTGCCTGTTCGGCTGTGCTCACGGAGACGAACATGGAGCTGACGCACGACCAGAAGTTACTGCGGGAGGTCAATCGTCAGTTGAAGCGCATCGGTCGTCAATACCGCGGGTCGGTCAAGGTGAAGCATTTTGCGCGCATCCTGTACGAGGAGGTGGGCTTGGAACGGTTGCGCCAGAGCGTCACCAGGCCTCTCAGCGGCCTTCGGCTGGCGCCCCACTACGGCTGTCACTTTGTGCGCCCGAAAGCTAACTACGATGGCTTCGATGACCCGGAGGCAGCGTGCTCGCTGGATGAGCTGGTGGCAGTGACCGGAGCCGACGTGGTGCACTACGAAACCAAGAAGTACTGCTGCGGCGGCGCCATCCTCGGCGTGGAACAATCCACTGCGCTGGGGCTGTCTGGGGCCAAGCTATTGGACGTGCGGGCAGCCGGTGCCGACGCCCTCATCTCCATCTGCCCCTTCTGCAGCGTCCTGTACGAGGACAACCAAAAGAAAGTAGAGGAACAGTTTCAACGCGAGATCGGCCTGCCGGTGTTTTTCTATCCCCAGGTGCTCGGGTTGGCCATGGGGTACGACCCGAAAGACTTGGGTTTTCGCCTCAACAAGGTCAGGCCAGATGAAGTGTTGGCCAAAGTGGTGCCAGCGGCGATGGCATAG